The genomic interval TCTGAGAGATATAATAAATGTCAgctaatatattttctttttgacttcACCCCATGTAAATGAACACAGATGAATTAAAAGTAAGGAAACTTATGAAGTTACGTCACTCCAGCTGCCTGTCTGAATCCCCCTTCCCTCCCCCCCAACGTGCGCCGCCCCCCTCCCTCTGTGGCTGCAGCAGTTTGCCTCCTACAGGCGGACTGAGTCATGCTGGCTACTGGCTTGGCATCCACCTTCACAAGTTAGAGAAGTTCTGCTTCCAGTCTCATAAAGGGTTGTCTGACCAGATTGTGTTGCTGGAGTCATGATAAGCTTTTATTACCACAAACCATGCAAAAGTGAGAGAAGTACATGCAGTGCTTCCCAAAAAGAATTTGCCctctttttggtttttgatttgttttgaaatcatcaaacattttttttaaattacacaacAATAACCTAAATGAATAGAAAAGACTGTTCTCAAATGATGCTTTTATTATTAGTGGAAAAACGCCATCCAAACTAACCTGCCTCTATGAGAAAATGGAAATGACCCTTGTGTTAAATCATTACTTAACTGGATCCATATGAGAGTACCAAAGTTAAAACCACTTCTGACTAATAACATCACAAAGGCTTGtctcacatttaccaaaaaaaaacaaaaagttttgattatctacaaaactttttcaaaaatgttctttggACTGACCGGACATGCTCAGcaactcaggaaaaaaaaaaaaaacatacctacgattaaacatgtttcattCTGAACCTGGATTACTTGTGCTAATTGATGGGGCCATAAATTCTGCTCTCCAGCAGACGATCCTGAAGGAGAATATTCAACCATCAATTCATGACCTTAAGCTCTAGAACACCTAGATTATAGACGACGACAAGAGTACAAAGCAAACCAGCAAGTCCACAACTGAACTGCTCacaaaagtgaataaaatgaatgttttggaCTGGCAAAGTCAAAATCTAAACTTAGTTCAGCTGAGATGCTGTGGTAAGGCTTTAAACAGGGTAAAACTTCTTCACTCATTACCAGTTATTGCAAACATTGGTGGCAGTCACTGCCATCAAGTGGATTCTGTTTAGCTATTAGGTCTAGGATACTTTTCACACAgggccaggttggtttgggtagCTTTTACCTTTAATAATCgaattatcattttaaaatagtttctatattttctatttaatcaGATAATCTCAGTCTGATTAGACTAAAGGttgatgatctgaaactttTTGGTGTGctaaaaagacaacaacagaAGAGAACAGATACTTTTTCATTGCCCTGTACTTGTTGTTTACCACTGAAGGCTTCAGTGCAGAAGGAATCAGGAAACCTGAGCCCATGTTTTGTTAATACCATGATCACAACCATTTTATTCTGTGAAAACTGTTTCTTAAAGCATAATGCAAAAACTTTATGTGACTTTGCAAATCCTAAACTGAGAACACAACTCCTGGTGTCGCCTGCGTtagttatgtaaataaaaacttgagCGCAGATCAAAGGGACACTGAAGCAACCAGTCCTGACCAGTAAACCCCATTTACagagaaaccaaagaaatcCTGCAAAATGCCGGTCTTTGAGCTACAAAACAAATACGGATTGCAGTGATGTGTCTGGGATTGCAGTTTGTGTACACAACAGCAAATGTTGTGTACACATTTGCTGTTATTTcgaaacaaagcaaaacttatgtaaaagattttagaaaaaaaaaaagttttctttttgggtGCATAAAATCTTCATTTGGCAACACTTGGAAACTACGAGTACAAAGTTGTGTGCAAAACGCTATAATTATAAAACCACCACAATATTTGCAACTATAGAAAGATGACAAATTAAAGGAAGATACTACATTGAGAGAGTCTGATGTTGGCTCAGGACAAAACTGATGCTGATGTAAAGCTCTGACAAAAAGAGACACATCTTCCAGAATGAATGCCTCCCCCCAGTTAGGAAAAAAGAGGGAACGAATTGATCAGGTGAACATGATACAAGTCATAAttacaaagttgtttttaactTACGTTTAAATCAATGATCTCAATTGTTGAGTTAAGAaaggattaaataaaatgatatgCTTTGTGGAAACTGCTATCTTTCCTGCAGAAACTTTTTCCAGTCAGGACTCAAAAAGGAGAACCCAGCCCTGCTAAGGAGGACGTTTTCTCTAAAGACTACCCTGACCTTTTGGGTTGATACTTTCTGATTGGTCGAATATTCCATGTGTTTTAATTTGGCCTTTCTGTGTGTCATCTCATCTTATTTTCCATCACAACTTCTGTTAACGTCCGGTTGCACTGGGGGAGTACTGATTGCAAACAACACTGAAACTCAGTGAATCATGCAGCTTCAATCAGCTGAGGTCACACTGCATCCCCGGTTTCCTGGAAATATGAAGGAAACAGCTCGATGTTGACGGATTTTGTAGCAGCACTGTACAGTGGTTGTATAAAACCTCCTGGTTTTGTTACTTTTAAGATGCCGAACAGAAGCAGCTGCAACACTTCAACAGCACACTGTTGTAGAGGAGTAGCACATGTCAGCAGATTAATTCATTTCTTATCTACCCTGTACCTCGGTGAAAAGTTGAAAGTTCCTGACCGTTGTTAAAAAGTATCTCAAACAGTACGTTTTTCCTGTAATTTGTCACCTGTCTATAACTGACAGGAAGAGAAAACACATAAAGGCACACACCCAGAAGTCCTTTAACGCCAAGTCACACAGGAGAAAAATATGACCTCCACTGGACTCTGACTGAGCACCCAACATGTTAAACCTTTTGCCACTGCTGGGTGGAGGGAGATCTGATCTGTGTCCCTGCAAAGAAGACCTGGTAGCGATCCTTCCACATGATGAAGGCTCCAGCGGCACAGACTAGAGCCTGGGCAAGGTTCAGCAGGATCTGGAGCAGGAAGTAAAAGATGAGCGTGCCAGTTATCATCTCGCAGTCGCTAGCCCCCTTGTAGTCAAAGGTGCGGGCTATCGGGTCACTCTtttccagcacacacacacagtcgtCTCCTTTCTGCTGGCAACTGAAGCTGCTGGCCTGAGAGTGGTGATGTCCAGCAAATGCCACAACCAGCAGTGAGATGACCAGGCCAGTGGTGCACAGGATAAAGTACAGGAGCTGGAGGGGGGATAGAAATACTGTCAGAAAAAAAGTATTACCCAAAGAAGTGGCTGTGGTCGTACCAATAGTTTGGGACTGAAATTTTTGATAATATAAACTTTGCAGCCAATTGTGAAACAGCTTGTGAAACGGGTCCTCCATTAATTGAACATTAGTGACCGGGTTTGATCAGGATTTTATTGAATCCCTTCTGTCTTTTCCTGTACTTTGATGGTTTGGTCATTTTTCTCTGAGAGAAAGAAATTCCTTAAATCACAAAGTTAAATGGTTTTCAGAGCGAGAACCTCTTCTGTATCCAGCATCCATTTACTGCACATTAATGggtaaatgtcatattttaaagtctgaaaaCCTAAGAAATAAAACCTTGTATGTCACTGCTGTCCCGgactaaaacatgaaaacactaCCATATATGGATAATGTGTTAGCACCAATTACAGCACTGTGTATCTCTCACTATAATCGCAGAAGGTCACAAATGACCGTTTAATGGGAATGTGTTTAATGAGGATGTGTTCGCTTATtggtggcagaaaaaaaaagcatagcCCAGCAAGCCCATACTGTTACAAACATCATTTATCCAGGAAAGATGGGTGAACTCTGTAGAAGCAAACAGGGAGGCTGATTTCTTTTAACCTAACAGTGTATTGGAAACCCTTTAACCAGAGGATTATAAACACATTCAATCTTAGATTTAAGGAACACACCAAACCTGAGGGATGAAGGTACGACAGAGTTTATGCCTCCACTAGGACATATTATTCAGGCAGGTATTGAACAGCCAGACCTTTGAGATGACAAAGTTAATCAAGTCAGAAAACAGTTTCTACTTTATACAACATCTGTCCTAAATcaatttccttaatatttagCCACAATAATTAATTccagctgtttgtttctctgtgtcTGGGCCAATAAAGGGAGACATAGTTTAACGGCAGCTGTATTATGACACTATATCACTATTTCAACTCGTTTCCATTCACCACATCTGTAGAATCAGTTGGCAGTAGCTTTTTAGGGATAGACTATATGTTCAAGTGGGAAAACTACCTTTGGATGGCTTCGAGTGACATGACAGCCGACATCCTGGGAATAACATTTTAAGAGCTCTAGTCCTGTTAAAGTCTCACGAGTAAAACAGACTGATTATGTGGAGAACattcaaacataaaacacaaatgcacTGCTTGCTATGATAAagtaaaatgacacaactaccaGGAGAAACAAGCTGATGCATGTCTGTGAAACATGCTGGTCAgaactgaagcagaaatgatGACTATCTGAAAGCAGCCAGAGTACTgctttattagaattttatttatttattttttgacattttacctTTAATATTTTCTCATCTGGGTAAATTAAACATTCACTTCATGTATTTAAGTACAAGTTGGTGGCTTTGTTGCTACTGCATCGATTTTGGCTTTCCAGAGGGAATACCATCAGTGGAAACTTTCGGTAGCACTGTCAACTATTGTCTTGTTCAAAACTGTTACACGTTTTAGAGCAATTTtatctctcttctttttttctttttacaactaCAACATAATTATGCCTATTAGTCAAGTACAGTATAATGACTGCTGGGTTCATTTTGCAAAATGGCTCTTTTGCAGAGTGTCAGTCTTTTCATTCCAAGGATAATTTTCTAGTCTCCAAGTTATGGTACAACAAACAAGCTTTGTTCTGCTGTGAATGAGTGAAACTGCAGCAGGTTTTACAAATGGTGATGCCCTAATCATAATTCATCAATTTTAACAGCTGTATTTGTTTCAAATACTGTAAACATCTTTTCGGCTAATATGTTTTCTCGTGATATTCAGGGTAGCTTGTTATTGACATGTAcattgtgtttagtttttatgtttgattgtTTCAGGAGTAGAAATAAAGCAACCTGAACCAGTGTGTTTTAATATGGTGCGCATATAATCTGCCTTTTGCTCAACCTTGTTGTCTCATGATCGCCCCAGAGTGCCAAAACCGTGGCTTAGAAAGAGATTCTGGCTCAGCGCCTGCTGAAAAATTCAGTTCAAAGAGATTACCCACAATACTGCAGGGCGACGTCTGACCCTCAGCCCAGCTTTTAGCACAGAGGAGACACGACACAATGCCAGCCACCGTTAATGGATGTCCTGTGTCGGTATTCTGACCTGCAGAGATTGTCTAAAAATACATCTGTAAAATGTGACAGAGGCTTTGCTCGATCTCAATAACACTAAACCTTTCGTCTTAATCCATCACTTATATAACAGGAGCCCTCATTCACCAGCACGTTTCAGCCTCTGTTGGGGAATTATGCAAGTGATGAGTAAAGATTTGTTTGTAAAGGCGTTTATGTTAATTTTCCAATAGCACACAGGTTTGAGTGGACAAGCTGCATGAATATGAAGGAAGCATACTAACTCGACTGACACTGTGTGAATAAGTGTTCACATCCCTTAAACTTTATCCAGTTTATtaaacagacagacaggaagtaacGCACGACTGTAaagtggaggaaaataaaataagggatggatttctaacatttctaaaagaaaatgctctgccttgaaaatgtgaaaagtgtggtgtgcctGTTCAGTCTAACCTGTctgaaatgagaataaaaggaGGCCGTATATGCTCATTAATCTTagtataaatccagatgttATCTGAATACCCCAGAGGTTTACTAAAGaacattagaaaacaaactgcatcaGAATGAAAATAGCAGACAGGTTATAGATAACACTGCGGAAAAagaaagcacattttttaaagcactaaGGAGTCTAATCTGCAGTTTGCCATGCAGGCAACACAGAGAACATGTGGAAAAGGTCAGGTGACACTAGAATTCAATATTTATGACCTGCATGTGAAATCCTATGTGTGGAAAACTAGCACTACCATCACACATACATGGTACTCTATCAAGCTACCAAAGGCCATTAACACTATTAAACATGGTAGAGACACTATCGTGCTGTGTAGATGCTTTTCTTCTCCTTGGACAGGTAAACTGGTCTTATCAGGTTCTCATTTGTCAAAGTATTTAAATACAATGACTATTTCTCCCCACTTTTCAATGATgcatttcttaatgtttttctatCACACTAAGTCCTGTTAATGTTTTGTAGGTTTTGTTAGCaatctgaaaaaatgtgaaaggagggtatgaatacttttgcgaggcagTGCATGCGTTAAATGCATGTAAATGGTGCATCAACAAGCTCTGTGTGTAACTTCATCAAACGAACAtgaactgaaacaacaaaacagggAGAGCGCACACTGAATCTGTTGTTGAATCGACTCACTTCCGCATGTTTGACCTCTGCCGAGAACAACTGAAGTGAATAAGCAAGCTGCTTGAAAAGCTATAAATTCTTAAGCAAGAATGAAGATGATGAAGCTGCCGGAATAAACAGCATCAATAAATTACAGCGCATTTGTTTCAAAGGCCGGAGAAAGCTGCTCTGGTAATCACATGATTACCAATGGAGTGTTTTGTTGAGGACACAACATCGGTACTGAACAATAAATAGCGACAAGAGACACATTCATGTCCTGCAGAagtattttgtttgtctgtATCCTGACGGGTAGATCTTTCATTGTGGGACCTTTCTGCATGCCACTCTCTGCTTTACAACATGTATAAAGAATGCAAATTAGGTTTAATCCTCATGCTTTTAGTGATCACGACcaaatttgtacatttgtgcTAAAGAGCTTTGAATCATCTTTACATCCTTACAGTATTTACATATTTCAGCATGTTGTACACCAGGGACACCGACAGACAGAAAAATTTAAGCGATCCTACTTCTTTGGAAAAACAACAGTGGACTGATTTTAATTGCTTAGAAATTCCAGCTGCATGCATTGCGTGGCTAATTAAGCTGTACAATCAAGTCGAATTAACGAAAGTGCTCCTCTACTCATAGGGATTCATGTGGAGCACTTTCATACAGGAATGCAGTTACAATCTTTTCGCTCTAACAGCCTGTGtgagcaagtaaaaaaaaaaaaagttttctgcaCAGATCAGCCGCCTGAGataacaaagaaaacaactgatcggacctttttttttctgaaactgacATCCACCAGagctgctccttttttttttgcaaattttacaGCATTTCTAATAGATGGACTGAAAACTCACCTTAACAATAAACTGTGTAGATGATCTCTCATCTGGCTGGTAGGTGATGCAGTAGAGGAAGAACCCAACAATAGAAACCAAACAAAGCTGAAACGATaagaacattatttaaaatctattaATCAGATTCAGAAAACATCAAGAAAGTACTTGTTTTGGAGCAATAAATGGGTGTGGTTAACCATTTCAACAATGTTACAGTCTTTAATATGTGACTTTACTTGCAATTATATATCACATTGTAggcacagaaaagaaaaacaaaaatttggtCTTATTTGTCTCTAAATATTGTATGATTCAGCAGTAACCAGCTCTCTGATTTCATTACTTTGCttttctcctttcctctctctgagacacacacacacacacacacacaccccacacccacacgcacacgcaTACAGACTCACACTCTATCTCCTAAGCGCAATTGGAGTCTTGTGACCAACGTGCAGCAtcttatttgaatgtttttcccAGGTTCTTAAGCACCCAGGATACTCTGGAAAGTTCTTGATGACCTCAATGTTTTTCACTCGGCTGAATCTCGTGAGGATCTAACTCGGGATGTTGGTGTCCAGGGATGTTTTCCAGAGCCGATG from Xiphophorus maculatus strain JP 163 A chromosome 2, X_maculatus-5.0-male, whole genome shotgun sequence carries:
- the sspn gene encoding sarcospan encodes the protein MGQGRKGSSDKKQREKNRDDSPTPENGNKCRVCRFPLLVALLQLLLGVAVTAVAFLMLAISPSLTARETPHWAGIILCLVSIVGFFLYCITYQPDERSSTQFIVKLLYFILCTTGLVISLLVVAFAGHHHSQASSFSCQQKGDDCVCVLEKSDPIARTFDYKGASDCEMITGTLIFYFLLQILLNLAQALVCAAGAFIMWKDRYQVFFAGTQIRSPSTQQWQKV